GCATTTTAACCAGCATATATCCCCACCAGATCAGCTCAGCTACAGCGTAAGTAATTAACGCGTAAAATATGATTAATGACCTTTTCATCGTCTACAATTCTGATATGCTTTTATATAACCAATACCGCTAATTTATTAATTATTAGGCCTGAACACTACATCCAGACTATCAAATATAGCACGTTTAGCTTTTTCGAGATCAGTTTTGGTATGGGCTGATGAAATAAAACCTACTTCGTAGCCCGAAGGACCAAAATAAACACCCCGGTTCAACAGTTCGCGGTGCATTTTTTTGAATTTCTCCATACTTGCCGGGTCAATATCTTCCGCCGTGCGGATATCCTTATCCGTAAACGCGAACCAGAATATGGAGCCTATGCTGAATATTTTTAATTTATAATTACGGGCTGTTGCAAAGCGCTGTATCGCCTCGGTAAACTCTTGCGCTTTGTTGTTCAGATCACGGTAAAAGCCCATGCGTAGCAGCTCGGTAATTTGCGCAATGCCTGCGCCCATAGCTACCGGGTTGCCCGATAATGTACCTGCCTGGTAAACGCTGCCCACCGGCGATATATGATCCATAATTTGTGCCGATGCACCGTAAGCGCCCACAGGCATACCGCCGCCGATAATTTTACCATAAGTAATAATATCCGGCTTGATCTGGTAATAACCTGCAGCACCCTCAAAGCCTACACGGAAACCTGATATCACCTCATCAAATATCAGCATGGTACCGTTGGCGGTACATATCTCACGTAGAAATTGCAGGTACTCTTTATGCTGTAAAAGCAAACCGTTGTTAGCCGGTATGGGCTCGATAATAACGGCGGCTATCTGATCCTTAAATTCTTCAAAGGCTTTTTGCAGCGCTTCCTTATCATTTAATGATACCACTATAGTTTCATCAGCGAATGATTTAGGTACGCCTGCCGATGATGTTTCGCCAAAGGTTACCAGGCCTGAACCTGCTTTAACCAGTAACGAATCGGAGTGGCCATGGTAGCAGCCTTCAAACTTTAATATCTTATCGCGTTTGGTATAACCCCTTGCCAGCCTGATGGCCGACATTACTGCCTCGGTACCCGAGCTCACAAAGCGTATCTTTTCAATGTATTTATTATTTTTCAGGATGAGTTCGGCCAGCTCATTCTCCAATGCTGTTGGCGCACCAAACGACATACCATTTTGGATAGTTTCAACCACCTTTTCGCGCACTTTGGCATTATTATGGCCAAGGATCAGCGGACCCCATGAACAGCAAAAATCAATAAACTGGTTACCGTCGGCATCCCACACATGGCAGCCATCGCCTTTTTGTATAAAAAGCGGCGTACCGTAAACCGACTTAAACGCCCTTACCGGCGAGTTAACCCCACCCGGAAAGTAGGTTTTAGCCTTCTCATACAATTCGGCAGATTTTTCCCTGCTTATATCCGGCTTGGCAGTAGTGCTCACCGGCTTACCCTCGTCATCTGAAAATATCTTCTTTATTGAATCGAACATTTTATTTATTTGCTGAAAGCTGAAAGCATAAAGCTTAAAGCTTTTGTTTGTTTTCGTTATTCATCGCCATTGTCATGCTGAGCTTGTCGAAGCATTGGCCGCTTTGTTAGTCCTTCGCTCGCACCTTTCGACACGCCATGGGTGACAGCCTACAGCCACTTATTCTCCAACACTTCCTTAGCGTGGTAGGTTAAAATGGCGGTAGCGCCTGCCCGGCGGATGCTCAGCAATACCTCGGTAATGGCACGCTGTTCATTAAGCCAGCCGTTTTGTATGGCGGCTTTGATCATGGCATATTCACCGCTTACGTTGTAGGCCGCTATGGGCAACTCGGTGCTATCCTTTAATAGCTTGATCACATCCAGGTAAGGCAATGCCGGTTTAACCATCAGGAAATCGGCACCCTCGGCTTCATCTAAACGGGCCTCGATTAATGCCTCGCGCTGATTAGCCGGATTCATCTGGTAACCTTTTTTGTCGCCAAATTTAGGTGCAGAGTTCAGCGCATCCCTGAACGGACCATAGAATGCACTGGCATATTTAGCCGAATACGACATGATGCTTACGTGTTTAAAACCATTCTCATCCAGCACCCGGCGTATGTAACCCACACGGCCGTCCATCATGTCCGACGGAGCGATAATGTCAGCACCGCTTTGAGCATGTGCCAGGGCCATTTTGCCTAATACCTCCAACGTTTCATCATTCAGTATCTCACCGTTTTCCACAATACCATCGTGGCCATCGCTGCTGTATGGGTCCATGG
This Mucilaginibacter defluvii DNA region includes the following protein-coding sequences:
- the hemB gene encoding porphobilinogen synthase, with product MLQRPRRNRKSEAIRQMVQETHVSAANLIFPLFIVDGENQKTEVASMPGIYRYSIDNLLREVESCMKLGLTSFDLFPNIEEALKDKLATESHREGSLYLRAISQVKKEFPEACIITDVAMDPYSSDGHDGIVENGEILNDETLEVLGKMALAHAQSGADIIAPSDMMDGRVGYIRRVLDENGFKHVSIMSYSAKYASAFYGPFRDALNSAPKFGDKKGYQMNPANQREALIEARLDEAEGADFLMVKPALPYLDVIKLLKDSTELPIAAYNVSGEYAMIKAAIQNGWLNEQRAITEVLLSIRRAGATAILTYHAKEVLENKWL
- the hemL gene encoding glutamate-1-semialdehyde 2,1-aminomutase, with the protein product MFDSIKKIFSDDEGKPVSTTAKPDISREKSAELYEKAKTYFPGGVNSPVRAFKSVYGTPLFIQKGDGCHVWDADGNQFIDFCCSWGPLILGHNNAKVREKVVETIQNGMSFGAPTALENELAELILKNNKYIEKIRFVSSGTEAVMSAIRLARGYTKRDKILKFEGCYHGHSDSLLVKAGSGLVTFGETSSAGVPKSFADETIVVSLNDKEALQKAFEEFKDQIAAVIIEPIPANNGLLLQHKEYLQFLREICTANGTMLIFDEVISGFRVGFEGAAGYYQIKPDIITYGKIIGGGMPVGAYGASAQIMDHISPVGSVYQAGTLSGNPVAMGAGIAQITELLRMGFYRDLNNKAQEFTEAIQRFATARNYKLKIFSIGSIFWFAFTDKDIRTAEDIDPASMEKFKKMHRELLNRGVYFGPSGYEVGFISSAHTKTDLEKAKRAIFDSLDVVFRPNN